In Rhodopirellula islandica, one DNA window encodes the following:
- a CDS encoding CinA family protein, with amino-acid sequence MSESDPSDEAASPSSIAAKLVSQLNQSQQRLILAESCTCGAAAAAIGGVPGASNVFCGSAVTYRETTKQAWLGVSEADLKQHTAESQAITNAMATSVLQRTPDATMSAAITGHLGPDAPPEVDGVVFIAVLRRGYELEPRRVVLRSFARLDRQTEATAELLVAIHRSL; translated from the coding sequence ATGTCTGAGAGCGACCCAAGTGACGAAGCCGCTTCCCCGTCCTCGATCGCAGCGAAACTGGTCTCTCAACTGAATCAGTCGCAGCAACGTTTGATCCTGGCCGAAAGCTGCACCTGTGGCGCTGCTGCCGCCGCGATTGGAGGCGTTCCGGGTGCGTCCAACGTGTTCTGCGGTAGCGCGGTGACGTACCGGGAAACCACCAAACAAGCGTGGCTGGGAGTCTCGGAAGCCGACCTGAAACAGCACACTGCCGAGAGCCAGGCGATCACTAACGCGATGGCGACCTCGGTCCTTCAACGCACCCCTGATGCAACCATGTCCGCGGCCATCACGGGACACCTCGGCCCCGACGCGCCGCCCGAAGTGGACGGCGTCGTCTTCATTGCTGTGCTGCGGCGTGGGTACGAACTGGAACCGCGACGAGTCGTGCTTCGCAGCTTCGCTCGCTTGGACCGACAAACCGAAGCCACCGCCGAATTGCTGGTCGCGATTCATCGGAGTTT